Genomic segment of Bacteroides intestinalis DSM 17393:
GGATGGGCAAGGAATGGCGGTTTGAAGAATGGTAATACCTACTATGGATACAAGCTTCCGCTGGGAGCTGATAAGGGTGGGCCGTTATTCTTATCTCAATATTCCTTCTTGGGCATTAATCCGAAAGGACTGAAAGATAAATATGCTGATTATTGGGAACAGAATCAAAACCATACTCTGATCAATTATAATTATTGTAAGGAGAATCCTAAGGGATATGCTGGTTATGGAGCCTCTTGTTGGGGGTTGACAGCTAGTGATGGTGATAATGGTTATTCGGCACATTCACCTACAAATGATAAAGGAGTGATTGCTCCTACGGCTGCATTGTCTGCATTTCCTTATACTCCGGAAGAGTCGATGTCTGCATTGCACTTCTATTATTATAAGATGGGTGATAAACTCTGGAGAGATTATGGTTTTGTAGATGCTTTCAACCTGACAGCTAATTGGTATGATAACCAGTGTATAGCTATCGACCAAGGACCGATCATTTGTATGATAGAAAATTATAGGACAGGAATGCTTTGGAATTTATTTATGGCTATTCCGGAAATTCAGCAGGGAATGAAAAAGTTAGGTTTTGAAAGCCCTGCACTAAACTGATAAATAGAATATATGATGAGACTTATAATATATGTGATGCTTCTGCTTTACCCGTTTAGCCTGCTGCCGGCAGCTTCTGGTGGTAAGAAGGAGAAGAACTTGTCTGATGAAGAACTGATGACCCTCGTGCAGAAACAGACTTTCCGTTATTTCTGGGATTATGGACATCCGGTTTCGGGCTTGGCACGCGAACGTAGTAACGGTAATGACGATATTGTTACCATTGGTGGTTCCGGCTTTGGGGTAATGGCTATTATTGTCGGTGCAGAACGTGGATTTGTAACGCGTGAACAAGCGGCAGAGCGTATGCTGAAAATAGTCAGCTTTCTGAATGATAAGAATACGGACAGTTACCATGGCATTTGGGCGCATTGGATAAATGGGCAGAACGGAGAAACCATTTCTTTCAGCAGGAAAGATGATGGTGCCGATCTGGTAGAGTCTGCTTTCATGTTCGAAGGGTTGTTGGCTGCACATCAGTATTTCAACAAAGATAATCAGGTGGAAAGACGTATCCGCGGTCTTATTAATGACCTGTGGCGTCAGGCTGAATGGAATTGGTTTACTAAAGGTGGTGAAGATGTACTCTATTGGCATTGGTCACCCAATAACGGTTGGTCGATGAACCATCAGATAAAAGGGCATAATGAGTGCCATATTACATATATACTTGCTGCTTCTTCACCCACTTATCCCATTGCAGAGTCGGTATATCATAAAGGGTGGGCCAATTCTATCGTTTTCAAGAATGGTAAGAAGTATTACGACATAACCTTGCCATTGGGAAGTGATTATGGCGGACCTTTGTTCTTTACCCATTATTCTTATATGGGACTTGATCCGCGTGGCTTGAAAGATTATTATGCTGATTATGAAGAACAGATGAAAGCACATACTCTGATTAATCGTGCTTATTGCATAGATAATCCGAAGGGGTATAAAGGGTATGGAGAACAGTGCTGGGGACTGACAGCCAGTGATGGTGATAAAGGGTACTCTGCGCATTGTCCTGGTAATGACCGCGGTGTTATTACTCCAACAGCCGCCTTGTCGTCTATTCCTTATGCACCGGAATATTCATTGCAGGCCATGCGCTATTTCTATGAAGAGCTTGGCGATAAGCTTTGGGGAGAATATGGTTTCAAGGATGCATTTAACCTGACTGCTGACTGGTTTGCGCCATCTTATCTGGCTATAGACCAGGGACCTATTATTGTTATGATAGAAAATTATCGTACAGGTTTAATATGGAAATTGTTTATGAGTCATCCGGATGTACAAAAAGGATTGAAGAAGTTAGGATTTAAAACACCATACTTAAATTAAAAAGGTTTCATAATTATGAAAAACATGTTTTTTAATAGTGTATTAGTTGCTTTCGTTCTGCTTGTTGCTTCGTGCAGCAAGCAGCCGGAAGCTAAAGTTGATGTGATGTCATTCAATATTCGTCTGGATCATGTAGCGGATAGTTTGAACAACTGGAAGTATCGTAAAGATGCTGCGGCACAAATGATTATTTATTATGCTCCGGATGTAGTAGGTATGCAGGAAGTATTAAAGAACCAGTTGGACGATCTGAAGAACCGCCTTCCGCAATATACGGTTTTAGGTGTGGGGCGTGCCGATGGAAAAGAAAAAGGGGAATATTGTTCTCTGTTCTATAAGACCGATCGTTTCGATCTTATGAAGAGTGGCAATTTCGGTTTAAGTGAAACACCCGATTCTATTGGAATAAAAGGCTGGGATGCTGCTTGCGAACGCATTGTGACGTGGGCTGTTCTTAAAGATAAAGTCAGTGGTAAAGAATTGGCTGCTTTTAATACACATTTCGACCATATTGGTAAGGTTGCCCGTCGTGAAAGTGCAGTTTTGTTGCTTGCAAAGATACGTGAGATAGCCTCGGACTTACCGGTGGTTATTACGGGAGATTTTAATGGTACTGTTGATTCAGATCCGATTTCTGTTCTTACGGAAGGGGGAATGCAGAATACTTATTCCGCATCTGACATAGTTTATGGTCCTACGTGGAGCTTTCATGATTTTGGGCGCATCCCGGTTGAAGAACGCCAGTTGATCGATTTTATTTTTGTCAATGGACAAGTGGTGGCCAATAAATTCAGAGTGATAGCAGACAAGCCGGACAATGGCTATTTATCCGACCATGCGCCTATTCAGGCCAATCTGACAATTCGATAGTACCATGATTTCTAAATTATCCTTGGGGCTTGTCGTTTTACCTTTTGTACCTTCCTCCATTGTGCAAGGTCAAGAGCAGGAAGTCCGTAACGAACGCCCCAATATCATTTTTATTATGAGTGATGACCACGCCCGTCAGGCTATGAGTATTTATGGTCATCCTATAGGGAAAGTGGCGCCGACTCCGAATATTGACCGTATCGGGCATGAAGGAGCGGTTTTCCAGAATAACTATTGTTGCAATTCTATTTCCGGGCCGAGTCGTGCTGCCATACTTACCGGTAAACATAGCCATAAGAATGGTTTCATGAAGAACTGGGCGAAAGGTTTTGACGGTACGCAACAGACCCTTCCAAAGATATTGCAGGCAAATGGTTACGAGACAGCTGTTATTGGTAAGTGGCATCTTATTTCTAAGCCTACAGGTTTCGATCATTGGATGATTCTGGATGATCAGGGAGAATATTGTAATCCGCATTTTATTACTGAAAATGATACCACACGTCATTTGGGGTATGTGACGGATTTGATTACTAAATATACGGAAGAATGGCTCGACGGACGGAAAGACAAGAACAAGCCTTTCTTTCTGATGATGCATCACAAAGCTGTTCATAGAAACTGGGTACCTGCAGAAAGACATTACCATCTGTATGAGCATACTACTTTTCCACTTCCTGATAATTATTTTGATGTTTATGAGGGTCGTTATGCGGCACAGATGCAAAAGATGAATATCTATTGTGACATGTACGAAGGACACGATCTGAAGATGGTTACTGGTATGGATAGTGACAGTTTACTGTTCGACCCTTGGCCGCATGCTTTTCTGGGGACAATGGAACCGGATGAATGCCGTCGTTTTCTTGATGCATATCGTGATAGAAATAATGAATTCCACTCCAGAAAACGTTCATTCAAAGAAGTCGCGGAATGGAAATACCAGCGTTACTTGCAAGATTATATGGGAGTTGTAGCGAGTGTAGACGAAAGTGTGGGAGAGATTCTTGATTATCTGAAATGTACCGGACTGGATAAAAATACGATTGTAGTCTATACTACCGATCAGGGCTTCTATTTGGGAGAACATGGTTGGTTTGATAAGCGTTTCATGTACGAAGAATCTTTCGGCATGCCGATGGTTATGCGCTGGCCCGGACATATCAAGCCGGAAACTCAGGTAACAGGACTGACGCAGAACATAGACTTTGCTCCTACTTTTCTGGATATGTGTGGTATCGAAGTGCCACGGGATATGCAGGGCGTATCGTTCCGGGAGTTGGTAGAGACGGGAAAGAAACCGCGTGATTGGCGTAAATCGCTCTATTATCATTATTATGAATTTCCTGGATTTCATAGTGTCCGTGCCCATTATGGTGTAAAGATGGAACGCTACAAATTGATGCACTTTTATGTGGAAGACAAATGGGAACTGTATGATCTGAAAACTGATCCGACAGAAATGCACAATCTGTACGGAAAGCAAGGAATGGAGAAAGTAACTGCTGAACTAATGGCAGAACTTGCACGTTTACAGAAACAATATGAAGTTCCTCAGAATTTGTGCAAGTAATATAAAGAACGAAAGAATGAAACATCTGTTATTGACTATAGTCTGCCTGATTGCGTGGACTACTCTTCCGGCGCAGGATATGCGTCAGGATACATATTGTAATCCCTTGAATATAGATTATACCTATATGATTTATAATTCCGACCGGGATATTTCTTACCGTTCGGGGGCCGATCCGGCAGTAGTGGATTTTCGCGGAGAATATTATATGTTCGTAACGCGTTCGCATGGCTATTGGCGTTCCAAGGATTTATTGAACTGGGAATTTGTACGTCCCGGTAAGAATTGGTATCCTCAGGGATGCAATGCTCCGGCTGCACACAATTATAAGGATTCTGTGCTTTATGTTGCAGGCGATCCTTCAGGTTCTATGAGCATCCTTTATACCGATGATCCTGCTTCCGGTGATTGGGAAGCTACGCCTGCCATTCTGCATAATCTGCAAGATCCTGATTTGTTTATTGATGACGATGGGAAAGCTTATATGTTCTGGGGATCTTCCAATGTTTACCCTATCCGGGGTATGGAATTGGATAAAAATCACCGTTTCACAAAGAAAGGGGAGACGAAAGAACTATTCAATCTGGATATGCCTAAACATGGTTGGGAGCGTTTTGGTGAGAATCATACGGATACAGTATTGGGCGGTTACATTGAAGGCCCTTGGTTGACAAAACATAATGGTAAATACTATATGCAATATGGTGCGCCGGGTACGGAATTCAATGTTTATGCGGACGGAGTATACGTAGCAGATCATCCGATGGGACCTTATACCTACCAGAAACATAATCCGGTATCTTATAAACCGGGTGGTTATATGAATGGTGCCGGGCATGGAAGCACTGTGCTTGGTCCCGGCGGGCAGTATTGGCATTTTGCTTCGATGTCTCTTTCCATTAATGTGAACTGGGAACGTCGTCTCTGCATGTTTCCCGCCGGATTCGATAGAGATGGTATTATGTATGTGGATACCCGTTTTGGAGATTATCCCCGTTATGCTCCTGCCGTGCCGGGTAAGGCAGGGCAGTTCCGAGGGTGGATGTTGCTCTCTTACGGCAAGCCGGTTACCGCTTCTACTGTGAAAGGAGAGTTTCAACCTTCTGCATTGACTGATGAACTGACTAAGACATTCTGGTTGGCTGAGGCTAACGATGAACGCCAATGGGTAATGATCGATCTGGAAAAACCGGCTACTGTATCTGCTATTCAGATCAACTATCATGATTACCAAAGTGATATGTATGGTCGTTATGAAGGGCTTCGTCACCGCTATGTGATTGAGGGGTCACTGGATGGACAGAGTTGGGATATATTGGTTGACCGTAAAGAAAGTTATAAAGATACCCCGAATGATTATGTTGAACTCGGACAATCCCAATCTGCGCGTTATATCCGCTATAAGAACATAGATGTACCGACCCCGAACTTGGCAATTTCTGAACTTCGGGTATTCGGATTGGGTATGGGGAAAACACCGCAACAACCGAAGAAATTAGCCCTTGATCGCCGTGCGGACCGTCGTGATATTACTATCAGTTGGGAACCGGTCAAAGGTGCACAAGGATATAATGTGTTATGGGGTATTGCTCCCGATAAACTTTATAGCTCCTGGATGGTATATGGCAATAATGAATTATTTATGAAATCTCTTACTACCGATCAGGATTATTACTTCTGTGTGGAAGCATTTAATGAGAATGGCGTATCTTTACGTTCAGAAGTGAAACATGTAAAATAACAATGCTATGAAACGATTAATCAGTGCTATTTGTCTTCTTTTCTTCCTGTTACCTTTGCCTGCTCAGGAAACGTACCAGAAAGAAATCTTTATCTCTTCCCGGGGAGATACCTTGCAGTATCGCTTGCTGCAACCGGAAAATATGAAAAAGAGTGAGAAGTATCCTTTGGTGCTTTTTCTGCATGGTGCAGGGGAGCGCGGTAATGATAATGAGAGGCAATTGACCCATGGTGGACAAATGTTTTTGAATCCGGTGAACCGGGAGAAATACCCGGCATTCGTGCTTGCACCACAGTGTCCCGAAACGGGCTATTGGGCATACTCGGCACGTCCTGAATCATTTCTGCCGAATGAGATGCCGTTGAATGAACCGATAACTCCGATTTTTCAGACAGTGAAGGATTTGCTGGATACTTATCTGGCAATGCCTCAGGTTGATAAATCACGTATCTATATCGTTGGACTTTCCATGGGAGGAATGGGAACCTTTGACATGGCTGTCCGTTTCCCGGAGATATTTGCTGCTGCTGTGCCTATTTGCGGTACAGTAAATGTGGCGCGCCTGAAAGCTGCTAAGTCTGTAAAGTTTCGTATTTTCCATGGTGATGCTGACAATGTGGTTACACCTGAAGGTTCGCGTGCGGCATACAGGACTTTGAAGAAGGCAGGTGCTGATGTGGAATACATCGAGTTCCCGGGATGTAATCATGGTAGCTGGAATCCGGCTTTCAATTATCCCGACTTTATGAGTTGGCTGTTCAGTCAGAAGAAATAGTTTAAAGAAAAATGAGGTTTTGCCAGCATTTTGACACAACCTCATTTTTCTTTAAACTATTTTTCTTCATAATCCCCGTTAGCTTTAATCAGCTCAATCAGCTTTTCTACAGCTTCTTCTTCGGGAATATTCTTTTCAATGCATTCTTTCTTCTTATACAGACTGATTTTCCCACGTCCGGCACCTACGTAGCCATAGTCAGCATCAGCCATTTCTCCGGGACCATTGACGATGCAGCCCATAATACCTATTTTCAATCCTTTCAGGTGTGAAGTAGCGGCTTTTACACGTGCTATGGTACTTTGAAGATTGAACAGGGTGCGTCCGCATCCGGGACAGGAGATATATTCCGTTTTGCTGGTGCGTATACGTCCTGCTTGCAGAATACCAAAGGCTGTGGCATCTACTACAGCATGACTGAGATCTCCCTGGTTGAACAGGAAAATACCATCGCAAAGGCCGTCGAAGATAAGTGCTCCCATGTCAGCAGCAGATTTTATCTGCAAGTCCTCCGCTTCATTTTCAGCATAGTGCTGGAAGAATACAACCGGATTTTTCAGTCCTTCCTGCATCAATTGGTGAACTAAGGCACGATGTTCTCCAAGTCGGTTAGGATGGTTACTCTGTGATATAATGACTACTTCCGGATGATGTTTCAGACAAGCAATCACTTCTTCTGTTTGTGCCATGTAAGGCATAAACATGAATTTCAAATCGGCTTGGCAATTGCCCATAAGTGGCATCTGCTGGTAATTGAAAGCCGGATAGGTTCCGGGCTCTTCTTCCCATACATCCGCATCCAGAATGTATTCCACTCCTTCTTCACGAATTTCTGGTAAGGCACGTCCGGCATAGATGTAATCCGGAATGAATTGAGGGTTCGTATCGAATTTTCCGTCCATGCGTTCGGCAATGACTACAGGCAGGTGATTCCCGCCTATGTTGCGTACGGCAGTTGTTTCACGTCGTACCGGAGAAAGATAATTGAAACCTTCTGCTTCCACTCCGGGTATGTAAGGATGATCCTGGTGCTGCATGATATAATCCACCAACTTTCGTGCTACAGGTATTTCTGCTTCCGGAGCTTCGCTCAGAGAAACACGAATGGTATCACCCAGACCGTCGGCTAGTAATGCGCCGATGCCCAGGGCAGACTTGATACGTCCGTCCTCACCATCACCGGCTTCTGTAACACCAAGATGCAATGGGAATTGCATTCCTTCCTTTTCCATTACGGCAGCCAGCAGGCGAACCGTTTTCACCATTACTACTGTATTGGAGGCTTTGATAGAGATGACAACATCTGTGAAATTTTCTTTTATACAGATGCGCAGGAATTCCATGCATGATTCCACCATACCTTCCGGTGTATCGCCGTAGCGAGACATAATGCGGTCGGACAGTGAACCATGATTTACTCCGATACGGATGGCTGTATGATTCTCCTTGCAGATATTCAGGAAAGGAACGAACCGGTCATGTATCTTCTGCAATTCTTGTGCATATTCTTCGTCTGTATATTCCAGATGCTTGAAGGTGCGTGCGGCATCTACATAGTTTCCCGGATTGATACGTACTTTCTCAACATACTGTGCTGCTACATCTGCTACCTTTGGGTTGAAGTGGATGTCGGCAACCAGTGGAACCATATATCCATCCCGGCGTAAACCGGCATTGATGTTCATCAGGTTTTCCGCTTCTTTAATGCCTTGTGCTGTCAGACGTACATATTCACCTCCGGCATTTACAATTAGTTTGGCCTGTGCTACGCTGGCTTCTGTATCCTGCGTAGCGGTGTTTGTCATACTCTGTATGCGTATAGGATTGGAGCCGCCCATAGGGGTGGCTCCAATATTTACTTCTGATGTTTCCCGACGGGAATAGTTGAATAAATCCACATTAATTAACTTTGTATTCGTACTTTACTTCTTTCAGTTCTTCGTTCGCCTTTACGATTTTCTTTTTCAGCCCTTCTTTGTAGGCTGCAAAAGTTTCAGCGAGATCGGTATCGCTCAAAGCCAGCATTTGTACAGCAAGAATGGCAGCATTCATGGCACCATTGATGGCAACTGTGGCTACAGGGATTCCGGGAGGCATCTGGATGATAGAGTACAGGGCATCTACGCCATCCAGCACAGAACCTTTAACGGGAACTCCGATAACAGGCAGTGTTGTGTTGGCAGCGATGACTCCGGGCAGAGCAGCAGCCATGCCGGCAGCTGCGATTATCACTTTAACGCCGCGTCCGCGGGCGTTCTTTGCAAAATTCTCTACTGCTTCCGGAGTGCGGTGTGCAGAAAGAGCGTTCATTTCGAACGGTACATGTAAATCATTCAGCAGTTGAGCGGCCTTTTCCATAACAGGAAGGTCGGAGGTGCTGCCCATGATGATGCTTACTAATGGAGACATAATTATTTAGTTATTAGTGTTTAGTGATTAGTGATTAGCAAGCTTCTCAATATCAATTTGCTAATCACTAATCACTAATAGTTAATCGTTAATCAACGCTTTGTAGGCAGCAGCATCCAGCAATGAATCGAAGTCTGCATCAGCATCCGGTTTCATTTTGATGAGCCAGCCTTCGCCGTACGGATCTTTGTTTACCAGTTCCGGTTGGTCGGCAAGAGCCTCGTTTTGTTCCAGGATTTCTCCGCCTACGGGCAAGAAAAGATCCGAAATGGTTTTTACTACTTCAATGGTTCCGAATACTTCGTCGGCTGCCAATGTTTCACCCTCTGCCTGGATATCTACGAATACGATATCGCCCAATTGTTCCTGAGCGTAATCGGTGATACCTACATAAGCTACATCGCCTTCAAGGCGTATCCACTCGTGTTCTTTGGTGTACTTTACATTTTCTGGGAAATTCATGATCATTATTTTTAAAGGTTAATACTTATATTAATTACAAATTACTAATTATAAATTACGATTCTTTGTTCACTCTTAATTCTTTACTTATCTTAGAATAAGAAAATGCGGAACAGGATATTACTCAGTGGATGAAGCACCAATAAGGAGCAAATCAATCCTACGGCAAAACCTACCAGTACCTCTCCCAATGTATGATGCTGTAAAATAATACGTGCTGTGCCCAAGACACCTGCAATCAGGATGAACAAACATAGCCACCATACCGGATTGTATCCGAACAGGGCACTGAAAGATACCAATCCTCCTACAATAGCCCCTACACCTGCCATATGCTCGCTTAACTTCCATTTCAGATTGACAACAATACAGATAACCATCATGATCAATGCAGCAAGAATAATACCTGTCATGTACCAGGGAATATTCAGGCGATGCATCATCACCAGACAGAATACGTATGAAGTAATAGTAAGTA
This window contains:
- a CDS encoding endonuclease/exonuclease/phosphatase family protein, whose product is MKNMFFNSVLVAFVLLVASCSKQPEAKVDVMSFNIRLDHVADSLNNWKYRKDAAAQMIIYYAPDVVGMQEVLKNQLDDLKNRLPQYTVLGVGRADGKEKGEYCSLFYKTDRFDLMKSGNFGLSETPDSIGIKGWDAACERIVTWAVLKDKVSGKELAAFNTHFDHIGKVARRESAVLLLAKIREIASDLPVVITGDFNGTVDSDPISVLTEGGMQNTYSASDIVYGPTWSFHDFGRIPVEERQLIDFIFVNGQVVANKFRVIADKPDNGYLSDHAPIQANLTIR
- the gcvH gene encoding glycine cleavage system protein GcvH; translated protein: MNFPENVKYTKEHEWIRLEGDVAYVGITDYAQEQLGDIVFVDIQAEGETLAADEVFGTIEVVKTISDLFLPVGGEILEQNEALADQPELVNKDPYGEGWLIKMKPDADADFDSLLDAAAYKALIND
- a CDS encoding carboxylesterase family protein codes for the protein MKRLISAICLLFFLLPLPAQETYQKEIFISSRGDTLQYRLLQPENMKKSEKYPLVLFLHGAGERGNDNERQLTHGGQMFLNPVNREKYPAFVLAPQCPETGYWAYSARPESFLPNEMPLNEPITPIFQTVKDLLDTYLAMPQVDKSRIYIVGLSMGGMGTFDMAVRFPEIFAAAVPICGTVNVARLKAAKSVKFRIFHGDADNVVTPEGSRAAYRTLKKAGADVEYIEFPGCNHGSWNPAFNYPDFMSWLFSQKK
- a CDS encoding membrane protein, whose protein sequence is MVEEQHIVADRSLIRTARVISAIFTPFSIPFLAFLILFLFSYLRIMPIQYKLIVLGVVYCFTILMPTLTIFLFRKINGFSPEDLGERKRRFMPFLLTITSYVFCLVMMHRLNIPWYMTGIILAALIMMVICIVVNLKWKLSEHMAGVGAIVGGLVSFSALFGYNPVWWLCLFILIAGVLGTARIILQHHTLGEVLVGFAVGLICSLLVLHPLSNILFRIFLF
- a CDS encoding family 43 glycosylhydrolase; translation: MKHLLLTIVCLIAWTTLPAQDMRQDTYCNPLNIDYTYMIYNSDRDISYRSGADPAVVDFRGEYYMFVTRSHGYWRSKDLLNWEFVRPGKNWYPQGCNAPAAHNYKDSVLYVAGDPSGSMSILYTDDPASGDWEATPAILHNLQDPDLFIDDDGKAYMFWGSSNVYPIRGMELDKNHRFTKKGETKELFNLDMPKHGWERFGENHTDTVLGGYIEGPWLTKHNGKYYMQYGAPGTEFNVYADGVYVADHPMGPYTYQKHNPVSYKPGGYMNGAGHGSTVLGPGGQYWHFASMSLSINVNWERRLCMFPAGFDRDGIMYVDTRFGDYPRYAPAVPGKAGQFRGWMLLSYGKPVTASTVKGEFQPSALTDELTKTFWLAEANDERQWVMIDLEKPATVSAIQINYHDYQSDMYGRYEGLRHRYVIEGSLDGQSWDILVDRKESYKDTPNDYVELGQSQSARYIRYKNIDVPTPNLAISELRVFGLGMGKTPQQPKKLALDRRADRRDITISWEPVKGAQGYNVLWGIAPDKLYSSWMVYGNNELFMKSLTTDQDYYFCVEAFNENGVSLRSEVKHVK
- a CDS encoding 4-hydroxy-3-methylbut-2-en-1-yl diphosphate synthase, producing MDLFNYSRRETSEVNIGATPMGGSNPIRIQSMTNTATQDTEASVAQAKLIVNAGGEYVRLTAQGIKEAENLMNINAGLRRDGYMVPLVADIHFNPKVADVAAQYVEKVRINPGNYVDAARTFKHLEYTDEEYAQELQKIHDRFVPFLNICKENHTAIRIGVNHGSLSDRIMSRYGDTPEGMVESCMEFLRICIKENFTDVVISIKASNTVVMVKTVRLLAAVMEKEGMQFPLHLGVTEAGDGEDGRIKSALGIGALLADGLGDTIRVSLSEAPEAEIPVARKLVDYIMQHQDHPYIPGVEAEGFNYLSPVRRETTAVRNIGGNHLPVVIAERMDGKFDTNPQFIPDYIYAGRALPEIREEGVEYILDADVWEEEPGTYPAFNYQQMPLMGNCQADLKFMFMPYMAQTEEVIACLKHHPEVVIISQSNHPNRLGEHRALVHQLMQEGLKNPVVFFQHYAENEAEDLQIKSAADMGALIFDGLCDGIFLFNQGDLSHAVVDATAFGILQAGRIRTSKTEYISCPGCGRTLFNLQSTIARVKAATSHLKGLKIGIMGCIVNGPGEMADADYGYVGAGRGKISLYKKKECIEKNIPEEEAVEKLIELIKANGDYEEK
- a CDS encoding sulfatase family protein — translated: MISKLSLGLVVLPFVPSSIVQGQEQEVRNERPNIIFIMSDDHARQAMSIYGHPIGKVAPTPNIDRIGHEGAVFQNNYCCNSISGPSRAAILTGKHSHKNGFMKNWAKGFDGTQQTLPKILQANGYETAVIGKWHLISKPTGFDHWMILDDQGEYCNPHFITENDTTRHLGYVTDLITKYTEEWLDGRKDKNKPFFLMMHHKAVHRNWVPAERHYHLYEHTTFPLPDNYFDVYEGRYAAQMQKMNIYCDMYEGHDLKMVTGMDSDSLLFDPWPHAFLGTMEPDECRRFLDAYRDRNNEFHSRKRSFKEVAEWKYQRYLQDYMGVVASVDESVGEILDYLKCTGLDKNTIVVYTTDQGFYLGEHGWFDKRFMYEESFGMPMVMRWPGHIKPETQVTGLTQNIDFAPTFLDMCGIEVPRDMQGVSFRELVETGKKPRDWRKSLYYHYYEFPGFHSVRAHYGVKMERYKLMHFYVEDKWELYDLKTDPTEMHNLYGKQGMEKVTAELMAELARLQKQYEVPQNLCK
- the purE gene encoding 5-(carboxyamino)imidazole ribonucleotide mutase, producing MSPLVSIIMGSTSDLPVMEKAAQLLNDLHVPFEMNALSAHRTPEAVENFAKNARGRGVKVIIAAAGMAAALPGVIAANTTLPVIGVPVKGSVLDGVDALYSIIQMPPGIPVATVAINGAMNAAILAVQMLALSDTDLAETFAAYKEGLKKKIVKANEELKEVKYEYKVN
- a CDS encoding glucoamylase family protein, producing the protein MMRLIIYVMLLLYPFSLLPAASGGKKEKNLSDEELMTLVQKQTFRYFWDYGHPVSGLARERSNGNDDIVTIGGSGFGVMAIIVGAERGFVTREQAAERMLKIVSFLNDKNTDSYHGIWAHWINGQNGETISFSRKDDGADLVESAFMFEGLLAAHQYFNKDNQVERRIRGLINDLWRQAEWNWFTKGGEDVLYWHWSPNNGWSMNHQIKGHNECHITYILAASSPTYPIAESVYHKGWANSIVFKNGKKYYDITLPLGSDYGGPLFFTHYSYMGLDPRGLKDYYADYEEQMKAHTLINRAYCIDNPKGYKGYGEQCWGLTASDGDKGYSAHCPGNDRGVITPTAALSSIPYAPEYSLQAMRYFYEELGDKLWGEYGFKDAFNLTADWFAPSYLAIDQGPIIVMIENYRTGLIWKLFMSHPDVQKGLKKLGFKTPYLN